One window of the Enterobacter huaxiensis genome contains the following:
- the trpB gene encoding tryptophan synthase subunit beta: MTTLLNPYFGEFGGMYVPQILMPALRQLEEAFVSAQKDPAFQAEFTDLLKNYAGRPTALTKCRNLTEGTKTTLYLKREDLLHGGAHKTNQVLGQALLAKRMGKTEIIAETGAGQHGVASALASALLGLKCRIYMGAKDVERQSPNVFRMRLMGAEVIPVHSGSATLKDACNEALRDWSGSYDTAHYMLGTAAGPHPFPTIVREFQRMIGEETKAQILEKEGRLPDAVIACVGGGSNAIGMFADFIDDTRVGLIGVEPAGHGIESGEHGAPLKHGRVGIYFGMKSPMMQTDEGQIEESYSISAGLDFPSVGPQHAYLNSTGRAEYVSITDDEALEAFKTLCRNEGIIPALESSHALAHALKMIKENPEKEQLLVVNLSGRGDKDIFTVHDILKARGEI; encoded by the coding sequence ATGACGACATTATTAAACCCCTACTTTGGCGAGTTCGGCGGAATGTACGTTCCGCAGATCCTGATGCCTGCCCTGCGCCAGCTGGAAGAAGCGTTTGTGAGCGCGCAGAAAGACCCGGCGTTTCAGGCTGAATTTACCGACCTGCTAAAAAACTACGCGGGCCGCCCTACCGCGTTAACCAAGTGCCGGAACCTGACGGAAGGCACAAAAACCACGCTGTACCTCAAGCGTGAAGATCTCCTTCACGGCGGCGCGCACAAAACCAACCAGGTGCTGGGGCAGGCGCTGCTCGCCAAACGCATGGGCAAGACCGAAATTATCGCTGAGACCGGTGCCGGACAGCACGGCGTGGCGTCAGCCCTTGCCAGCGCCCTGCTCGGCCTGAAATGCCGCATCTACATGGGAGCGAAAGACGTTGAGCGTCAGTCCCCGAACGTGTTCCGTATGCGCCTGATGGGTGCCGAAGTGATCCCGGTACACAGCGGCTCCGCGACGCTGAAGGATGCCTGTAACGAAGCGCTGCGCGACTGGTCCGGCAGCTACGACACCGCGCACTATATGCTCGGTACAGCCGCAGGACCGCACCCCTTCCCGACCATCGTGCGTGAATTCCAGCGCATGATCGGCGAAGAGACAAAAGCGCAGATCCTTGAAAAAGAGGGGCGCCTGCCGGATGCGGTGATCGCCTGCGTCGGCGGCGGATCTAACGCCATCGGCATGTTTGCAGACTTCATCGACGATACCCGCGTCGGATTGATTGGCGTTGAGCCTGCCGGTCACGGGATTGAATCCGGCGAGCACGGTGCGCCGCTGAAGCATGGCCGCGTGGGGATTTATTTCGGTATGAAATCCCCGATGATGCAGACTGATGAAGGCCAGATTGAGGAATCTTACTCCATTTCTGCCGGTCTGGATTTCCCGTCAGTGGGGCCGCAGCATGCGTACCTGAACAGCACCGGTCGTGCGGAGTATGTTTCCATTACCGATGATGAAGCGCTGGAAGCCTTTAAAACCCTGTGCCGCAACGAAGGGATTATCCCGGCGCTGGAGTCTTCACACGCTCTGGCGCATGCGCTGAAAATGATTAAAGAGAACCCGGAAAAAGAACAGCTGCTGGTGGTGAACCTTTCCGGCCGCGGTGACAAAGATATCT
- the trpCF gene encoding bifunctional indole-3-glycerol-phosphate synthase TrpC/phosphoribosylanthranilate isomerase TrpF, which translates to MQTVLAKIVADKAIWVEARKQQQPLASFQNEVVPSQRRFYDALQGARTAFILECKKASPSKGVIRDDFDPARIAGIYKHHASAISVLTDEKYFQGSFDFLPIVSGIAPQPILCKDFIIDPYQIWLARFYQADACLLMLSVLDDEQYRQLSAVAHSLNMGVLTEVSNEEELERAIALKAKVVGINNRDLRDLSIDLNRTRQLAPRLGSGVTVISESGINSYANVRELSHFANGFLIGSAMMEHDDLNAAVRRVLLGENKVCGLTREQDAQAAYEAGAIYGGLIFVDSSPRAVSEEQARKVMAAAPLSYVGVFRNAEIADVAAKAERLSLSAVQLHGDEDQAYIDSLRASLAPQVQIWKAQSVGDMLPARNLNHVDKYVLDNGQGGTGQRFDWSLLNGEKLGNVLLAGGLSPDNCVEAAKTGCAGLDFNSGVESEPGIKDASKLASVFKTLRAY; encoded by the coding sequence ATGCAGACCGTTTTAGCGAAAATCGTTGCCGATAAGGCCATCTGGGTAGAAGCACGCAAGCAGCAACAGCCGCTTGCCAGTTTCCAGAATGAGGTCGTCCCAAGCCAGCGTCGTTTTTACGATGCCCTGCAGGGCGCGCGCACCGCATTTATTCTTGAGTGCAAAAAGGCCTCCCCGTCAAAAGGTGTGATCCGTGACGATTTCGACCCGGCGCGTATAGCGGGAATTTACAAGCACCATGCGTCGGCCATCTCCGTGCTGACGGATGAAAAATATTTTCAGGGCAGCTTCGATTTCCTGCCCATCGTCAGCGGCATCGCGCCGCAGCCGATCCTGTGCAAAGACTTTATTATCGACCCATACCAGATTTGGCTGGCGCGATTCTACCAGGCCGACGCCTGCCTGCTGATGCTCTCAGTACTAGACGACGAACAGTATCGCCAGCTCTCTGCCGTAGCGCACAGCCTGAATATGGGCGTGTTGACCGAAGTGAGCAACGAAGAAGAGCTGGAACGCGCCATTGCGCTGAAGGCCAAAGTGGTTGGCATCAACAACCGCGATCTACGCGACCTGTCGATTGACCTGAACCGCACCCGTCAGCTGGCGCCGCGTCTGGGATCGGGCGTCACGGTGATCAGCGAATCCGGGATTAACAGCTATGCCAACGTGCGCGAGCTGAGCCACTTTGCCAACGGTTTTCTGATTGGCTCTGCCATGATGGAGCATGACGATCTCAACGCCGCGGTGCGCCGCGTGCTGCTGGGTGAAAACAAAGTCTGCGGCTTAACCCGCGAACAGGATGCGCAGGCCGCATACGAAGCCGGGGCGATTTACGGCGGGCTGATCTTTGTGGACTCTTCCCCTCGCGCAGTAAGCGAAGAGCAGGCGCGCAAGGTGATGGCGGCCGCGCCGCTTAGCTATGTGGGCGTGTTCCGTAACGCGGAGATCGCCGACGTGGCGGCGAAAGCCGAAAGGTTGTCCCTGAGCGCGGTGCAGCTGCACGGTGATGAAGACCAGGCTTACATTGATTCACTGCGCGCGTCGCTGGCACCTCAGGTGCAAATCTGGAAAGCGCAGAGCGTCGGCGACATGTTGCCAGCACGCAACCTGAATCATGTTGATAAATACGTGCTCGACAACGGTCAGGGCGGCACTGGTCAGCGTTTTGACTGGTCATTGCTGAACGGCGAAAAGCTCGGCAACGTCCTGCTGGCGGGCGGGCTAAGCCCGGATAACTGCGTAGAAGCTGCCAAAACCGGCTGCGCAGGCCTCGATTTCAATTCAGGCGTAGAGTCAGAACCGGGTATTAAAGATGCCAGCAAGCTGGCCTCGGTATTTAAAACTCTGCGTGCATATTAA
- the trpD gene encoding bifunctional anthranilate synthase glutamate amidotransferase component TrpG/anthranilate phosphoribosyltransferase TrpD gives MADILLLDNIDSFTYNLADQLRANGHNVVIYRNHVPAQTLIERLGTMQNPVLMLSPGPGAPSEAGCMPELLTRMRGKLPIIGICLGHQAIVEAYGGYVGQAGEILHGKASSIEHDGQAMFAGLPNPLPVARYHSLVGSNIPAGLTINASFEGMVMAVRHDVDRVCGLQFHPESILTSNGARLLEQTLDWALLKLEQTNTLQPILEKLYQAHTLTQQESHQLFSAVVRGELKPEQLAAALVSMKVRGESPQEIAGAATALLENAAPFPRPDYQFADIVGTGGDGSNSINISTASAFVAAACGLKVAKHGNRSVSSRSGSSDLLAAFGINLDMQAERSREALDDLGVCFLFAPKYHTGFRHAMPVRQQLKTRTLFNVLGPLINPAHPPLALIGVYSPELVLPIAETLRVLGYQRAAVVHSGGMDEVSLHAPTLVAELRDGEIQSYQLEASDFGLAPYHQEALAGGTPEENRDILTRLLQGKGEVAHEAAVAANVAMLMRLHGEEDLKANAQKVLDVLRSGAAYDRVTALAARG, from the coding sequence ATGGCTGACATTCTGCTGCTCGATAATATCGACTCCTTCACGTACAACCTGGCAGATCAGCTGCGTGCGAATGGCCACAACGTCGTTATTTACCGTAACCATGTTCCGGCGCAGACGCTGATTGAACGTCTGGGCACCATGCAAAACCCGGTGCTGATGCTATCCCCAGGGCCCGGCGCGCCGAGCGAAGCGGGCTGTATGCCAGAGCTCTTAACCCGTATGCGCGGCAAGCTGCCGATTATCGGTATTTGCCTTGGGCACCAGGCCATTGTGGAAGCCTATGGCGGCTACGTGGGTCAGGCGGGGGAGATCCTGCACGGTAAAGCGTCCAGCATTGAACACGACGGCCAGGCGATGTTTGCCGGGCTGCCGAATCCCCTTCCGGTCGCCCGTTACCACTCGCTGGTGGGCAGTAACATTCCGGCCGGCCTGACCATCAACGCCTCGTTTGAGGGAATGGTGATGGCAGTTCGTCACGATGTCGATCGCGTTTGCGGCCTGCAGTTCCACCCGGAATCAATTTTGACCTCAAACGGCGCGCGCCTGCTGGAGCAGACGCTCGACTGGGCGTTACTGAAACTGGAGCAGACCAACACCCTGCAGCCGATTCTGGAAAAGCTGTATCAGGCACACACCCTGACCCAGCAGGAGAGCCACCAGCTTTTCTCCGCCGTCGTTCGCGGCGAGCTGAAGCCTGAACAACTCGCCGCCGCGCTGGTAAGCATGAAGGTGCGCGGCGAGAGCCCGCAGGAAATTGCCGGCGCCGCCACGGCTCTGCTGGAAAATGCCGCCCCGTTCCCTCGTCCCGACTATCAGTTTGCGGATATCGTCGGCACGGGGGGAGACGGCAGCAACAGTATTAATATCTCTACCGCCAGCGCCTTTGTCGCGGCAGCGTGTGGCCTGAAAGTGGCGAAGCACGGTAACCGCAGCGTATCCAGCCGTTCTGGATCGTCCGATTTACTGGCGGCTTTCGGTATTAATCTGGACATGCAGGCCGAACGCTCCCGTGAAGCGCTGGACGACCTGGGCGTATGCTTCCTGTTTGCACCGAAGTATCACACCGGTTTTCGCCATGCGATGCCGGTTCGCCAGCAGCTCAAGACCCGCACGCTGTTTAACGTCCTCGGCCCGTTGATTAACCCGGCTCATCCGCCGCTGGCGTTGATTGGCGTCTACAGCCCTGAGCTGGTGCTGCCGATTGCGGAGACCCTTCGCGTTCTGGGTTATCAACGTGCCGCGGTGGTCCACAGCGGGGGGATGGATGAAGTGTCTCTCCATGCGCCTACGCTGGTTGCTGAACTGCGCGACGGCGAAATTCAGAGCTACCAGCTCGAGGCCTCTGACTTCGGCCTGGCGCCGTACCATCAGGAGGCGCTGGCCGGCGGTACGCCTGAAGAAAACCGTGACATTCTCACGCGCTTATTACAAGGTAAAGGTGAGGTCGCCCACGAGGCCGCCGTTGCTGCCAACGTCGCGATGCTGATGCGTTTGCACGGTGAGGAAGACCTGAAGGCCAACGCCCAAAAAGTTCTGGACGTACTGCGCTCCGGCGCAGCTTACGATCGCGTTACCGCACTTGCGGCAAGAGGGTAA
- a CDS encoding anthranilate synthase component 1 produces MQTAKPHLELLTCEAAYRHNPTALFHQVCGARPATLLLESADIDSKDDLKSLLLVDSALRITALGDTVTIKALSDNGASLLPLLDAALPSGIDNERHPEMRVLHFPPVSQLLDEDARLCSLSVFDAFRLLQNLVSVPEDEREAMFFGGLFAYDLVAGFEDLPETEQGNRCPDYCFYLAETLLVIDHQKKYTRVQASLFTPSAGEKNRLEQRIAQLQQQMTEEPPALPVQRIEKMACDVNQTDDRYGAVVRQMQKAIRAGEIFQVVPSRRFSLPCPSPLAAYDVLKKSNPSPYMFFMQDNDFTLFGASPESSLKYDATSRQIEIYPIAGTRPRGRRADGSLDRDLDSRIELEMRTDHKELSEHLMLVDLARNDLARICTPGSRYVADLTKVDRYSFVMHLVSRVVGELRHDLDVLHAYRACMNMGTLSGAPKVRAMQLIAEAEGRRRGSYGGAVGYFTAHGDLDTCIVIRSAYVEDGIATVQAGAGIVLDSVPQSEADETRSKARAVLRAIATAHHAQEIF; encoded by the coding sequence ATGCAAACAGCCAAACCACACCTCGAACTGCTTACCTGCGAGGCGGCCTATCGCCACAACCCAACTGCGCTGTTTCATCAGGTGTGCGGTGCACGTCCGGCAACCCTGCTGCTGGAATCTGCGGATATCGACAGCAAGGACGATCTTAAGAGCCTGCTGCTCGTCGACAGCGCGCTGCGCATTACCGCATTAGGCGACACCGTTACCATCAAAGCGCTGTCGGACAATGGCGCCTCCCTGCTGCCTCTGCTGGATGCCGCCCTGCCGTCTGGCATCGACAACGAACGTCACCCGGAAATGCGCGTCCTTCATTTTCCGCCGGTCAGCCAGCTGTTAGACGAAGACGCGCGTCTTTGTTCACTGTCTGTTTTTGATGCCTTCCGCCTGCTGCAAAATCTGGTCTCTGTGCCTGAAGATGAACGTGAAGCCATGTTCTTTGGCGGGCTGTTTGCTTACGATCTGGTCGCCGGTTTCGAAGATTTACCTGAAACCGAACAGGGCAACCGCTGCCCGGATTACTGCTTCTACCTGGCCGAAACCCTGCTGGTGATCGACCATCAGAAAAAATACACCCGCGTCCAGGCGAGCCTGTTCACGCCGTCTGCCGGTGAAAAGAACCGCCTTGAGCAGCGCATCGCGCAATTACAACAGCAAATGACGGAAGAACCGCCTGCGCTGCCGGTACAGCGCATTGAGAAAATGGCCTGCGACGTGAACCAGACTGACGATCGGTACGGTGCCGTCGTTCGTCAAATGCAAAAGGCGATCCGCGCCGGTGAAATTTTCCAGGTGGTACCGTCCCGTCGCTTCTCCCTGCCCTGCCCGTCGCCGCTGGCCGCCTATGACGTGCTGAAGAAAAGCAACCCAAGCCCCTATATGTTCTTCATGCAGGACAACGACTTCACGCTGTTTGGCGCGTCACCGGAAAGCTCCCTGAAGTACGACGCCACCAGCCGCCAGATTGAGATCTACCCGATTGCCGGAACCCGTCCGCGCGGCCGCCGTGCCGATGGTTCACTTGATCGCGACCTCGACAGCCGCATCGAGCTGGAGATGCGTACCGACCATAAAGAGCTTTCAGAACACCTGATGCTGGTAGACCTGGCGCGTAACGATCTGGCGCGTATTTGCACTCCCGGCAGCCGCTACGTGGCGGATCTGACCAAAGTTGACCGTTACTCGTTCGTGATGCACCTGGTTTCGCGCGTGGTCGGTGAACTGCGTCACGACCTCGACGTGCTGCACGCCTATCGCGCCTGCATGAATATGGGCACCCTGAGCGGCGCGCCGAAAGTGCGCGCTATGCAGTTGATCGCTGAAGCCGAGGGCCGTCGTCGCGGCAGCTACGGTGGGGCCGTGGGCTATTTCACCGCGCACGGTGATCTGGATACCTGCATCGTGATCCGCTCCGCGTACGTTGAAGACGGTATTGCCACCGTGCAGGCAGGCGCAGGAATTGTTCTTGATTCAGTGCCCCAGTCTGAAGCTGACGAAACACGCAGTAAAGCGCGCGCGGTACTTCGCGCCATTGCTACCGCACACCATGCACAGGAGATTTTCTGA
- the trpL gene encoding trp operon leader peptide: protein MTAYFALHGWWRTS, encoded by the coding sequence ATGACTGCATATTTTGCTCTGCACGGTTGGTGGCGCACTTCCTGA